The following are encoded together in the Drosophila takahashii strain IR98-3 E-12201 chromosome X, DtakHiC1v2, whole genome shotgun sequence genome:
- the LOC108054944 gene encoding uncharacterized protein produces MEKQEIIYQTLKSRHLPTNPSVLLNWVNALIGSDFDSLKHLRSGIVWCRLLEALCPGSIDLDALQYDKLGWLQNYRVLRRSLKKLGYQPLIDVSELVAGKIGDTIYLLHFFIDLFNATLGRKIKEGTTSDPKGSSMVESVMQWFKSFFVKESEEAPEKKTEAKIKEEFNRQALLLLFVPESTGEMVQRPTTDHQRISLNDEQARAYRLQKDEDHRILRLLVNSITELRRGRHLMEQQWLASLREQSQSRHGAK; encoded by the exons atggaaaaacaagaaa TAATATATCAAACGCTGAAGTCGAGACACCTGCCCACAAACCCCAGCGTCCTGTTAAACTGGGTGAATGCCCTGATCGGAAGCGACTTTGATTCTCTGAAGCATCTGCGCAGTGGAATCGTGTGGTGTCGCCTGCTGGAGGCTCTATGTCCCGGATCCATTGACCTGGACGCGCTGCAATACGACAAGTTGGGCTGGCTGCAAAATTACCGGGTGCTGCGAAGGTCCCTCAAAAAGTTGGGTTACCAACCCCTCATTGATGTGTCCGAGTTGGTGGCGGGGAAAATCGGAGATACTATATACCTTCTACACTTTTTCATCGATTTATTCAATGCAACTTTGGGTAGAAAAATTAAGGAGGGGACCACCAGCGATCCCAAAGGCTCCTCAATGGTGGAGAGCGTAATGCAGTGGTTCAAGAGCTTCTTTGTCAAGGAAAGTGAG GAGGCACCCGAGAAGAAGACTGAGGCAAAGATCAAGGAGGAATTTAATCGACAGGCATTGCTATTGCTATTCGTACCCGAATCAACCGGAGAAATGGTGCAGAGGCCAACGACTGATCATCAACGAATTTCTCTAAATGACGAGCAAGCAAGGGCATATCGTCTGCAGAAGGATGAGGACCACCGAATACTCCGCTTATTGGTTAATTCTATCACAGAACTGCGGCGCGGCAGGCATCTGATGGAGCAACAATGGTTGGCCAGTCTCAGGGAGCAGTCGCAGTCTCGGCATGGCGCAAAATAG
- the eIF4E7 gene encoding eukaryotic translation initiation factor 4E1: protein MFPNNFYKMKNFANPKSMFKSSSGSTNDDSSSSLQKVAASSSQQTTTAAVVAQTQPAKNQEPGKNAPKKAVTPATQDTPKQGKNKNKKGKKNQKTVPPPRNPSQVSKDSSSLNLKKNQTKEVATKKVQEKPKEKVLPEQKKVQEKPKEKVLPEQKKVQDKQKSLPEKKNVQDKKNVQDKKNVPEKKNNGQDKLTPEQKLLELKIQKKLSEQKLLDRMLEPKIYQNTYPDQKQIEKKIQKKLSEQKILDKMLEPEIYAKAVSQPLEPQAPQDVQKDAVEVPQEEHNEPPASDLSEGNDNLVTIEAEEDTIDSQETEEPDEGPQHPLNNRWTLWYLENDRTKTWEEMLHEVTSFETVENFWSLVTHIKPPSDLKIGSDYCLFKKGIRPMWEDEANCRGGRWVISLSKTAKTDLDNFWMDSMLCLIGEACENSVELCGVVVNIRGKNNKISVWTADGGKEEAVLEIGRKLREGLHMDSAYSLQYQLHKDTMVKQGSTVKSIYTL from the coding sequence ATGTTTCCCAACAATTTTTACAAGATGAAGAACTTTGCCAATCCGAAATCGATGTTCaagagcagcagcggcagcaccaACGATGATTCCTCGTCGTCCCTCCAGAAGGTGGCAGCTTCATCTTCTCAACAAACCACCACCGCTGCAGTGGTGGCCCAAACTCAACCGGCGAAGAACCAGGAACCGGGGAAGAATGCCCCCAAGAAGGCAGTGACTCCAGCGACTCAAGATACCCCAAAGCAGGGgaagaacaagaacaagaagGGCAAGAAGAATCAGAAGACTGTGCCGCCTCCTCGTAATCCTAGCCAGGTGAGCAAGGATTCCTCTTCATTGAATCTAAAAAAGAATCAGACAAAGGAGGTGGCGACAAAGAAGGTGCAGGAGAAACCCAAAGAGAAGGTCCTTCCCGAGCAAAAGAAAGTGCAGGAGAAACCCAAAGAGAAGGTCCTTCCCGAGCAAAAGAAAGTGCAGGATAAGCAGAAAAGTCTACCGGAAAAGAAGAATGTTCAAGACAAGAAGAATGTTCAAGACAAGAAGAATGTGCCGGAGAAGAAGAACAATGGGCAGGATAAGTTGACGCCAGAGCAAAAGCTCTTGGAGCTAAAAATCCAGAAGAAGCTATCGGAGCAAAAGCTGCTTGACAGGATGCTAGAGCCCAAGATCTATCAGAACACTTATCCAGACCAAAAGCAGATTGAGAAGAAGATCCAGAAGAAGCTATCGGAGCAGAAAATTCTCGATAAGATGCTGGAGCCCGAGATTTATGCAAAGGCCGTTTCTCAACCTCTGGAACCTCAGGCACCTCAGGATGTCCAGAAGGATGCAGTTGAAGTGCCACAGGAGGAGCACAATGAGCCACCAGCCAGCGATCTCAGCGAGGGGAATGACAATCTTGTGACCatcgaggcggaggaggataCCATCGATAGTCAGGAGACCGAAGAGCCCGATGAGGGACCGCAACATCCTTTGAACAACCGCTGGACGCTGTGGTATCTGGAGAACGATCGCACCAAGACCTGGGAGGAAATGCTGCACGAGGTGACGAGCTTCGAAACCGTGGAGAACTTTTGGTCTCTCGTGACCCACATAAAGCCGCCATCGGATCTGAAAATTGGCAGTGACTATTGCCTGTTTAAGAAGGGAATTCGACCGATGTGGGAGGACGAGGCCAATTGCCGTGGCGGCCGTTGGGTCATCAGTTTGAGCAAGACCGCCAAGACGGATCTCGATAACTTTTGGATGGACTCGATGCTCTGCCTGATCGGCGAGGCCTGTGAGAATTCGGTCGAACTGTGCGGCGTCGTGGTGAATATTCGCGGCAAGAATAACAAGATCTCTGTGTGGACCGCCGACGGCGGGAAGGAGGAGGCTGTCCTCGAGATTGGACGCAAGTTGCGCGAGGGCCTGCACATGGATAGCGCCTATTCGCTGCAGTATCAGCTGCACAAGGACACCATGGTCAAGCAGGGATCCACTGTCAAATCGATATATACCCTGTAA